In one Nicotiana tomentosiformis chromosome 6, ASM39032v3, whole genome shotgun sequence genomic region, the following are encoded:
- the LOC138893984 gene encoding uncharacterized protein: MKKTLEEIVTILNKLSEDANQWPSEIAERRRSNGLHQVDANISVQVQLDVMAKEIRKLALASIQCEPHAACDICERGHPAHECQASIEEVNVVGNYNFNAMGQVAPSFHNQSGPQFQHQHSTQHELEDLMKSFIVKTYERLDSHGAVIKYLGTGLRKMEKQVGQIVTILSERILGNFPADNDRNPKETVVPKKESEGQLKNEVDKKKKGKKGAKKKKKGETSRREESNESDHMPALPFPLKLYREILDKKFERFLDMLKQVDVNLLFTEVLSQMSAYAKFLKEILTKKRNIEDTSVVKLTEHCSANLGKQTPIKVKLENKLGQIRSALISLQLADQRTIIPEGIVEDVLVRVEKFVFPVDLIVVKMEENKKVTLILGRLFLETCRAILDIHDRKLMVRVGEETVTFEMNVETGVRKEKPAASVKWKVKSSKEKDATSGKETRGCTHTKKDEKKLSAWMCALVRTRRMETDFDSDPD, translated from the exons atgaaaaagactctagaggagatagtcacaattctgaataagttatctgaagatgcaaatcaatggccctctgaaattgctgaaagaagaagatcaaatgGTCTTCACCAAGTTGACGCTAACATATcagtgcaggtacaacttgatgtcATGGCCAAAGAAATAAGGAAGTTAGCCTTAGCTTCAATACAATGTGAGCCCCATGCAGCATGTGATATATGTGAAAGAGGGCACCCtgctcatgagtgtcaagcctcaatcgaggaagttaatgttgttgggaattataacttcaatgcaatgg GACAAGTAGCACCAAGCTTCCATAATCAGTCGGGGCCGCAGTTCCAGCATCAACATTCCACTCAGCATGAGCTAGAAGATTTGATGAAgtccttcattgtcaagacaTATGAGAGATTAGATTCTCATGGTGCAGTTATCAAATATCTTGGCACAGGGCTGCGAAAGATGGAGaaacaagtgggacaaattgtcACCATATTGTCTGAAAGGATCCTAGGTAATTTTCCAGCTGATAATGATAGAAACCCCAAGGAGACG GTGGTGCCTAAAAAAGAAAGTGAGGGGCAGCTGAAAAacgaagttgataagaagaagaaaggcaagaagggagctaagaaaaagaagaaaggggaaacttcaagaagggaggaatctaatgagagcgaccatatgcctgctttaccttttcccctAAAGCTTTATAGAGAGATACTGGACAAgaaatttgagagatttctggatatgctgaaaCAAGTTGATGTAAATTTGCTATTTACAGAGGTGCTCTCACAAATgtcagcttatgccaaattcttgaaggagattctTACAAAGAAGAGAAATATAGAAGatacctcagtggtcaagctcacagagcattgcagcgcaAATCTTGGAAAACAAACTCCcataaaagt GAAATTGGAGAATAAGCTTGGACAAATAAGGTCTGCgctaatatctttgcagctggcagaccaaagaACAatcatacccgaggggatagtggaagatgtattAGTTCGGGTAGAAAAGTTCGTCTTTCCTGTAGATTTAATTGTGGTCAAGATGGAGGAGAACAAAAAGGTCACCCTTATCTTAGGAAGACTATTTTTAGAGACATGCAGAGCAATATTAGACATACATGATAGAAAGCTCAtggttagagtgggtgaggagacggtgactttcgagatgaatgtagaaacgggggtaagaaaggagaagccagctgcaagtgttaAGTGGAAAGTGAAGAGTTCAAAAGAAAAGGATGCAACGAGTGGAAAAGAAACGCGTGGGTGTACCCACACCAAGAAGgatgagaagaagttgtctgcgtggatgtgtgcactagttcggaCAAGAAGAATGGAgaccgacttcgactcagaccccgactag